The genomic stretch GTGAACAGCGTCAGACAGACTTTATTAATATTGTTTGTTGGCGTCAACAGGCTGAGTTTGTTTGTCGTTATTTTGGCAAAGGCTCAATGATTGCCATTGAAGGTCAGCTTCAGTCAAGAACTTACCAAGCAAAAGATGGCACAAACCGTTATGTAACAGAAGTAGTTGCTGATAATGTTTCATTTACAGGCGAAAGAAGAGATCAAAACAATAACGGTTATGGTAACAACAACGGTTACGGTAACTATAACCAAGCTCCTCAGCAGTCTTACAATCAAGCTCCTGTTCAGCAACAACAACCGGCATCTTATTCAAACGGTACTTCTTCAGATTTTGAAGAAATGCCACTTGATGACGATTTACCATTCTAATTAGTATTTTACTAAAACCTAATTTTATAAAGGAGATTAACTACAATGGCAGATAGACCAAACCGTGGCAGAAAGTCACGCAGAAAAGTTTGTGGCTTTTGCGTAGATAAGGTAGAAAAGATTGACTACAAAGACATCGCAAGACTTCGTCGTTATATGTCTGAAAGAGCTAAGATTCTTCCTAGAAGAGTTACAGGTACATGTGCAGCTCACCAGAGAGAACTAACAGTAGCAATCAAGAGAGCAAGACAGATCGCTCTTCTTCCTTACACAAGCGACTGATTATAAATTATTTTGCGACCTCATTATGGGGTCGCTTTTTTTGTTGTTATTCTTGACTAACTAAATTCATCATTGTATAATATCAATGAAAAGAGTTTACATAAATAAAATAATTATATGCAAAATTTTATATAATGTATTTATATGAAAAGGAGTATTGTATGCGAGGAGTAAAAACATCAAAGTCAAGAATAAGAAAGCAGATTTTCACCGAAATTGCAAAACTTGCTTTTGAAGGTTGGGATGCTGACAAATTCCAGAGCCTACCTTACAAAATTATCAAAGGTGAAATTGCCCACTATAGAGATAGTGTTTTTGTTGAAAGAGCAGTAGTAGGGGAAAGACTGAGAGCAGCAATGGGCTTTCCACTTAGAGATTATAACGAATTTTCTCCAATAACCGAGGGTATCGAGGAAGAACTTTTTAATGATAAGTATTACGAGCCACCTCTAATTGATATTATTAAGTTTGCTTGTAATAAGTGTGCCGAGAACAGAGTCTTTGTTACAAATGCTTGCCAAAATTGTCTTGAACACCCTTGTGTAGAGATTTGCCCTAAAAAAGCAGTTTCCATTGTAGATGGTCAGTCACATATTGATGAAGATAAGTGCATAAAATGTGGTAGATGCGTTAATGTTTGTGAGTATCATGCAATAGTTCGTCACGAAAGACCTTGTGCTAAAGTCTGTGGTATGAAAGCAATTAAGTCCGATGAATATGGCAGAGCAGAAATTGACCATGATAAATGTGTATCTTGTGGTATGTGTCTAGTTAATTGCCCATTTGGAGCAATTATTGATAAGAGCCAGATTTTCCAAACAATCTCTGCATTAAAAAGTGAAACACCGGTTTATGCTGCAATTGCACCGGCTTTTTCAGGTCAGTTTGGCAATGTAACACAAGGTCAAATCCGTAATGCATTTAAAGAGCTTGGCTTTACCGATGTAGTAGAAGTTGCAATCGGTGCTGACCTTTGTACAATTGAAGAGGCTAACGACTTTATTAAGGAAGTACCTGAGAAGCAACCGTTTATGGCAACATCATGTTGTCCTGCATGGTCAGTTATGGCGAAAAAATTATTCCCTGAGTTTGCACCATATATTTCAATGGCACTGACTCCAATGGTGCTAACAGGTAGATTAATTAAGAAAAAGTACCCTGATTGCAAGGTTGTTTTTGTTGGTCCTTGTGCTGCTAAAAAGTTAGAGGCAAGAAGAAAGTCAATCCGTAGTGATGTTGACTTTGTACTAACTTTTGAAGAATTTAGTGCAATTCTTGATGCAAAAGGAATTGATATTTCTAAATGTGAAGACGGTGAACCATTCAAGGAAGGCAGTGGAGATGGCAACGGCTTTGCAGTAAGTGGTGGTGTAGCAAAGGCAGTTGAAAATATTATTAAAGAGATTGACCCTAATAGAGAAGTCCTAACTGCTAGAGCAGAGGGACTGCCTGAATGTCGCAAAATGCTCCAAATTGCCAAAGCCGGTAAGTATGACGGTTATCTATTAGAGGGTATGGGCTGTCCGGGAGGTTGTGTTGCAGGTGCCGGTACAATTGCACCGGTTAACAAGACCACTCAAGCAGTTAATAAAAAGGTGAAAGACTCGGAACACCTAACACCATCAATGTCAAAATATAAGGAATATTTGCCACTTCTTGAAGAAAATTGATTTACAACATTGTAACAAACAGATATTATATATGTAAAATGTTATACAAGGTAACTAATAACCAAGTCAATTATTTTTATATATTGCACAAACTTTATTAAATTATTAATAAAACCTTGAATATTTAGATACTTAGTGATATATTTATAAGGTAACACAAATATTTTTAGTTGTGTATCTATAATTTTTTCGCCCAATATATTGATTTTTGTATCTAAATATGTTATTATACTATTAGATATTTACGGTAGTCGTAGAGGAGGATAAGTATGAAAAAAGTTTATGAAACTCCAACAATAGAATATGATGATTTTGAACTTGATTCACTTGTATGCGCAAACCTATATGGCTCAAACCATAATAAAAGAAGTACGGAGTTTTATGCTATCGGTGGAGGAACTGTCGGTGCAAGCAGTGCCGAAGGTAATGTTCCTATCATTGATACCGGTGACGGTGACGATTTGTTCTAATAATCAATACTATTTACAGACCTCTTATGAGGTCTGTTTTTTTATATTTACCACTCTTTGTGCAATATGTATAAAAGTATTTCTATGTTAGTTATTATAATTCTTTAAGATAATTAAGTTTAGTAAACATATACAAATCAAAGTTATTTTGCGAAAATAGTTGATTTTACTGAATAAAAATGTTATTATGATAATAAATAATTGTGGGTTTTTGCACCCTTTTTTCGGTTGCAAACTATTGATGGTCAGGCAGTAGAATCGAAATAAATGTGCAAATGTTCACAACTTCTTATGCAATTATTTGTAATGGAGGTATAAAAAATGAAAGAAAAAATAAAACGCATTAGTTCTAGCACTTGGGCGTTGATTCTTGCCCTTATGATGGTAGTTTCTTCTTTTTCAGTTCTCGCTGCTACAACTAATGTGGAAAAAACTAATGCTGAAACACCTTCAGCTGATTTATATGTATTTGGTGGCTATAATAACGACTGGACAAATCCTACAAAGAAAATGCCAATGACTAAGGTTTCCGGTGAGAATTATTATGCTTCTCCAATTATCGTATCAAATGGTGAAGAGAACTTTTTTGCCATTTGGGATGGTAATTTACAGTATGGTCCTGCTACAGACCGAACTACAGTCAGTACATCACAGAATGATGAAAAAACTAAGTTAAATTCTCCTAGAGATAGCAAAGCATATATGATATCAGCGGGTACAATTCCTAATGGTACTAAGTATCAGCTATGTACTGATAAAAAATATTTATGGTACAGATTAGCTATTGACCCTGTCGCAACATCAGTTAATCTATCACCTGATAGTGCTACAAAGAATACTGGTGAATCTGTAAAACTTACTGCTACTGCAAATACTCCTGTTTCAGGTGAACTAACTTATACTTTTACAGAAACAACCTCAGGTGCAACAACAACCCCAAAAGTAATAAAATCTTCTAATGGTACAGCACAGGCTACTTTTACTGACCTATCAGAGGGTGAACATAAATATAAAGTAGAGGTTTCTGCTAATGGTTATACTTCGGTTACCAGTAGTGAAGCTACAGTTACAGTTACAGTAAACCCAATTGATATTACTTCAAAGGTAACATTAACCGGTCCTGTTACTAGTTGGCAATATAAAGTTGGCGATAGCATTAAGCTAAAAGCATCATGTGAAGATGCTCCTGAAGGTGTAACTGTTAAGTATAATTACTATATTAATGGTAAGAAGATTAACGGTTCTGCAACACCTAATAAGGTTACTTATGACTTTACTGCAAGTGATGAAGGCACAGTTAAATTCTATGCTGAGGCAGTTGCTGAAAACTATAATACTGTAAAGAGTGAAGAAATCTCTGCATCAGTTATTAAGAAACAAGTTGCAACTTCAGTTAAACTAACTGCTACTCCTACTAATGTTAAGTTTGGTAATGAAGTTACAATCATTGCTGAACTTCAAGGCGATATTCAGCCAGGTAACTTTACTTATACATTTAAAGAAACTAATGCCAACGGTGTCATTCAGTCAGTACAGTCAAATAACGGTTCAGCAAAAATCTTTACAAGTGACCTTTCTGTTGGTAAGCATTATATTTCTGTTGAAGTTTCCGGTACAAACTTTAAGTCTATTAAAAGTACAGAAGATTTAATAGTTACTGTTTCTGAGGCTTATCATGATGAAGCTGTCAACGCAACATCTGGTAAGACAATGGTTATCAGTTATGATAAGGCTTACGCTGGCAAAAATAATGAAAGAAACGCTATTTTTGCTTGGGGTGGTGCTTCAATAGCTGATGATGCTGCTGAATCATATAAAAAGATGACTAAGTATTCACAAAGTGATATTCCTGGTCTATACTATAAACAACTTGATAATTATGTTACAAGTGCCTCTACCGGTATTCAGTTTATTATTAAACAGGTCGGTAATTGGGACAATCAATCAAGTGACCTTGGTGGGGATAAATTCATTAAGGGTAAACAGTGGTATTTCTACGGTACTAAAGAGGGTAAACAAGTTGATGCAAATGCTGCTGAATACACACCTCTAACATTTACAAAGCTAAATGTTCCAACAGAAATCAACGATGATAATTCTACTAAGTTTGTATTTACTGTTGGTGGTGGTTTACCAAACTTCTTCAAGAATGTTGTTAAGTCAACAACAATTAAGCCTGAATATACAGTTACAATTACTGACCCAAGCCGTAAGCAAGTTGGCACTAAAACAGCTACATATTCAGCCGATAATACAACAGTAACAATTGATAACTTAACACTAACAGATAGTGGTAAATATACTTTTACTATTACAGATGGTATTGATACAGTTACTTATGAAAAAGATTTAACTGTTGAATCTCTTGTAGTTGCAACCCACAAGGCTACTTTAAATCCTTGTGATAATGCAACAGTTACTGCTACTTGTAAGGATGTAACAATCAATGAGGGTGCAAACGGTGATTTCCCTGAAAATAAAAATGCAAGCATCACTGTTTCTGATATTACCGATGGTTACAAGGTTAAGTCGGTTACTGTAACATCAGGTACAACTGATGTCCCTGTTACAAATCAGGGCAATAATAGTTACTCATTTACAATGCCAAGCTCTGATGTAACAATCACAGTTGATGTTGTTGCAAAGAGTAACTATGCTGTGAACTTTAATGTCAGTGATAAGACAGGTGGTTCAATTACTGCAAAATCCGGAGAAACAACTATCAAGTCCGGTTCAAGAGTTGTAGAAGATACATCTGTTACTTTTGAAGTTAAACTAAATAGTGATGATTACAAAGTTAATGGTTGGTATTCTGACTCAACATATACAACAAAGATTGATAGCGTAAAAGATGGCGCTACTTCTTACACAACAAGAATTACTGGTGCAACAAATGTATATGTAAAGATTGTTGAAAACCCAGGTACTCTATGTACTGATAAGTGGTTTATTACTGGTACAGATAGTAACCCTAAATCATGGGACACTCGTTTACCAGTATATGAAAAGAATGGTTCATATTATGTAAACTTTGATATTTCTACAATTACAAAGGGTAACCATTACTATGCAATCACTAGTAAAGAAACAGGTACTATTGCTCCTAGTGATATGATTTTCCATGATGGTACATTGTCTTATAAATCAGCTGACGGTTCTGGTTCTGTAGTTAAGAACCAAAATCAACCTGAATATTGGGCTGGTAGTGATAAATTTACTAATTATGGTATGTTCTCTATTAGTAACTATGATGACCTAAGAGCTTTAAGTCTAAAGGTTACACCTAGTGATAATGGTACTGAATATCTAATGCAACCAAAAGTAATTCAGCCACCAACAGGTGCTATTGATGTATATGCAAAGAATGGTACATTAAAGACAACATATGCTTATGGTGACACAACAGTAACAGGTATCAATGACGATTGTACTTCATTTACAAAGGATCTTGGAAAATATAAACAGTACAAGGCTCTTGCAAATGACAGATTAACAATTACTACAGTTGTTAACGATACTCAGGCTAAACAAGGTTGGTATGTATCTAACTATGTAATCAACGGTGTTGGTTACGAAGCAGTATCTTCTGAATCTCACACAGGTGCTGCATACACAATCACAACTCCATATTCTGTAACAGGTAAAGAAACAAAGAATATCATTGAAATTACACCTATTTACAAGAATAGATATATTGAAGCTGATAATGACTATATCACACTTTATGCTAATGCCGATTCTTTAGGCAATGCTTGGGGTAACACAATTTCTGTTTACTCTTACTATTATAAAGATGGTAAGCAAAATGTAAACACGGACAAAACAATGAATAGTGCCTACCCTGGTGAACCTATGATGAAAACAAGCAGTGGCTTGTATGTTGCATATGTTCCTAAAAATGCTTGGGATGTTAAAGATGGTAAATTCCAGAAGCTTTCAGATTATGAAGTTTCCGGTATTACATTTAATAACTATAAAGAGGGTGAAGAGATTCACCAAAAGACATTAACTCCTGACCAGAACAAAAACTTCCAGACATACGACTACGATGACTTTAAATACATTGCAGCAGCCGGCTACGATACAGTTTTGTTTGACTTCCAGTACAGAAAGGCTGAAAATTCTAACCAAAAAACTTTAGTTGGAGACTCAACAACTGAAAAGGATATGAAAGGTTCTACTATTAATGTAGATACTTATAAAGATACAACTGCTCATAACGGTTGGGATTTATTAACTAATATGGACGGCGAGGAAGTAAGCATACTTGGCTATACTGCAAAAACTGTTCCTAAAGGACAAACATTTAACAGCACTGATAAACTTCATATTGTTTCAGTTGGTAATATTGATACATCTATGGGTGATTGGTCAACAATTTGGTATGTATATGATAGTGCTGGTAATTATGTAACTCAAGGCTTGCCATCTGACTTTATTCCTAGACTAAATTCTGATGGTACTGAAAGTACTACACAGACTGCTGCTTATAATGCAATCAAAGAAAAACGTCTTGAATACACAGGTGCTTACATCACTTACGAAAGTGAAATGGATGCAGGTTCTTCTACTGATAAAGGTAACACCGGTATCCGTTCCGATGGTCGTTGGTACTATTCTCGTGCAGTAGACCAAGTTAAGGTTAATACTCATGTTCTATATGCCGGTGCTGATAAGAGTGATTGGAAAGAAGATACTTATAGTTCTGATGATTCCGGTGTAACTACAGGTGCTAAGGCTCTAGTCGGTTCAGAAAGAACAACTTCTGTTGACCGTAACTCAGAAGTTTCTATTTCTGCTTCTCCTCTGTCAAAGGGTACTGCTGAGAAACAGTATAAGTTCATTGGTTGGACATCTAATGCAACTAAGGGTAAAGACGGTTCATATACAATTGTTCAGAATCCTGATATGACCCAAAGTACACAAACAATCAAGGTTTCAACAAATATGGACTTGTATGCTCTATACATTCCTGTTGCTGAAGGTGATTTACTTATTACTCATGAAGCATATACAGGTAAGGATGCATTTGGTGGTGCAGGTAGATACTTCGTTCAAGCTACGTTATATGATGCTACTGATACTGATAAGGTAATTGGTACATATTACCAAGAAGGTAGTGTAACAATTCCGAATTATACAGAAAATTCCGGTAAAATTGTTGTTCAGCTAATTGTTTATTCTGTAAACGGTAGTAGATATAAGGCTACTTATAACTATCAAAATACGGCAATTACTGATTTATCCCATGTTGATAAGGTATGTTCATCAGGTGACCCTGCTGTTGTAGAAAATACAATCAACGCAAGTGATATTTTTGATGGCGATACAATGAAAACATCAAAAGTTGACTTCTATTCAGATTTACAGACAAATAATATTACTGTTAAGATGAACTACTACAACCGTAAGGTAGAAAACGGTAAACCTGCTGATATGGATTCAACTCCAACATCATATTCTTACAGATTTACCAGCTACCCAGAAGATGTTCTAAAGGATGGTACTCTAAGTATTCCAGATCTAATTGAGTATGCTAAGAACCATTCTCAACAGCCTGATAATATGATCGAAACATATGTTTCTTGGAATTCACAGGAAGATGCATTAAAGGGTATTGTAGGTTATACAAATTACCACACAGGTGCTAAATATGTGGCAACTCCTTATCATACAGACCGGTATGGTAATGTTCAGTCAAGTGGTGAAAAGTGGGTGACTTACTACGACAGAAACGGTGATGAAGTTGATGAAGATAAAGCAAATGCAGAAACAGTTTCAAGTATTTCAATTTGGTATTTCAACACACCAAAGAAATATACTTACACTCTAAACACTGCTAATTCATCAAGTGAAAGTGAACTTGGTAATAATGGTGACGGTACTTATTACGGAAAAGTTCCTCAGACTGCAAGTGAACTATTCTACAACACTCGTCTATTTAGTTCCGACAGAGAAGTTTCTGATGCAGTATCTCCATATACAAAGGCTTACGGTGTTGAACAGGGCTATACAGGTCAGGCTATTAATACTGCTGAAACTATTAACAACGGTACTACTCTTAAGTTCCTATATTGGGCTTATGATAAAGCCGGTAAGAAGGTAGCTTCTACTAACATTCAGTATGGTTTAAGAATTACTAATAATACTACACTATACGCAATCTATGGCGAAGCTGAACTTGATGCTCCGGGTCTAACAGTTCAAGAAGTAACTCCTGATACATTCTTCGATAGTAACAACATTTCAAAAACTCGTATCAATACAATCTTCAACCCTTATAATTGTAAGGATAATGACAAGAATATTGATAGTGCTTCTGTTGTTTACCTAAGAGTTGCTAACTCAGTTACTGAAAATTCACTTAATAACTTAACTGATGCTGATTTACAGGAACTAAGAACTAAGATTTCTACTGTTGTATCTACGGCTTCTTACAAAAAGTTCAAGAGTGGTGATGTTGATGCCGCAGCTAGCAAGCAGATTGTACAGATTAGTGGTAGTACAGCTAGTGGCTTTA from Ruminococcus bovis encodes the following:
- a CDS encoding single-stranded DNA-binding protein yields the protein MLNRVILMGRITQDLELKTTASGISVTSFSIAVDRNYVKQGEQRQTDFINIVCWRQQAEFVCRYFGKGSMIAIEGQLQSRTYQAKDGTNRYVTEVVADNVSFTGERRDQNNNGYGNNNGYGNYNQAPQQSYNQAPVQQQQPASYSNGTSSDFEEMPLDDDLPF
- the rpsR gene encoding 30S ribosomal protein S18, translating into MADRPNRGRKSRRKVCGFCVDKVEKIDYKDIARLRRYMSERAKILPRRVTGTCAAHQRELTVAIKRARQIALLPYTSD
- a CDS encoding 4Fe-4S dicluster domain-containing protein encodes the protein MRGVKTSKSRIRKQIFTEIAKLAFEGWDADKFQSLPYKIIKGEIAHYRDSVFVERAVVGERLRAAMGFPLRDYNEFSPITEGIEEELFNDKYYEPPLIDIIKFACNKCAENRVFVTNACQNCLEHPCVEICPKKAVSIVDGQSHIDEDKCIKCGRCVNVCEYHAIVRHERPCAKVCGMKAIKSDEYGRAEIDHDKCVSCGMCLVNCPFGAIIDKSQIFQTISALKSETPVYAAIAPAFSGQFGNVTQGQIRNAFKELGFTDVVEVAIGADLCTIEEANDFIKEVPEKQPFMATSCCPAWSVMAKKLFPEFAPYISMALTPMVLTGRLIKKKYPDCKVVFVGPCAAKKLEARRKSIRSDVDFVLTFEEFSAILDAKGIDISKCEDGEPFKEGSGDGNGFAVSGGVAKAVENIIKEIDPNREVLTARAEGLPECRKMLQIAKAGKYDGYLLEGMGCPGGCVAGAGTIAPVNKTTQAVNKKVKDSEHLTPSMSKYKEYLPLLEEN